In one window of Microplitis demolitor isolate Queensland-Clemson2020A chromosome 4, iyMicDemo2.1a, whole genome shotgun sequence DNA:
- the LOC103580599 gene encoding uncharacterized protein LOC103580599, with protein sequence MVVRILRRVICSNFSNYGSKLIGVLAPLLVPPLHILFLYYFWREFSRDVDRQYCSCSCWDTVFKGSYESGIASYKHMYFNATSNTIKIWAIIVIGIVAFYETTKYLARLAFHCRLRYGMLILFITSTFSHYYSWWVYINYLNDDFYSQWYHQMFFTITELISTIFVIILADNKYKVTHRKAFVISGIALLHIFAGSWDQFVANVLRGEGYAHQVIRDLGFMIPDILHVMIPFCLVNWRDSNVLPDTDSKSFLSKKNNKPLSLNIKRDLTCMLGLVIVGLCMCSIL encoded by the exons ATGGTTGTACGAATACTCAGACGTGTAATTTGttccaatttttcaaattatgggTCTAAATTAATTGGTGTGCTGGCACCATTACTTGTGCCTccattacatattttatttctttattatttttggcgTGAATTTTCACGGGATGTTGATAGACAGTACTGTTCATGTAGCTGTTGGGATACTGTGTTCAAAG gTTCATATGAATCTGGAATAGCTTCTTACAAGCACATGTATTTCAATGCTACTTcaaatacaattaaaatatgggCAATTATTGTAATAGGCATTGTGGCATTTTACGAGACAACTAAATATTTGGCACGGTTGGCATTTCACTGTCGACTGAGATATGGAATGCTCATATTATTCATAACATCAACATTTTCTCACTATTATTCGTGGTGGGTCTACATAAACTATTTGAATGATGACTTTTACTCACAATGGTACCATCAGATGTTTTTTACCATCACTGAGTTGATATCAACCATTTTTGTGATAATATTAGCTGATAATAAATACAAGGTGACACACAGGAAAGCGTTTGTTATTTCTGGTATCGCGCTGTTGCATATTTTTGCTGGCAGTTGGGATCAATTTGTTGCTAATGTTTTACGCGGTGAAGGATATGCTCATCAG GTAATACGTGATTTAGGTTTTATGATACCAGACATACTACACGTTATGATACCGTTTTGTCTAGTTAATTGGCGCGATTCAAATGTACTTCCAGACACAGAttctaaaagttttttatcaaaaaaaaataacaagcccttatcattaaatatcaaaagagATTTAACTTGTATGCTAGGATTAGTTATTGTCGGCCTGTGTATGTGTTCGATTTTATAG
- the Odv-e66-4 gene encoding uncharacterized protein Odv-e66-4 → MPSSFEKLIKSIIIRKIEFAVKGSVESLPPSITNEIKNPEFENKINNWSDVDSNEIQIMCDDAVKILQYCAGHKNDDASNYVTSVVKKLNEKLTTHFDVNNQPERFHWTEVSKSITRLLAVYISLSNYEDNEEVKRDICHHLINKIIPPLKPSLPWSYKSSDTIISLTLPRVYSNFMYDENKLKEEVKDNIFVLISEQYKNLHDNQELRDNFEYYDFYNNLYSYYYAAIKDTRLLEYRKIYEDDSITISY, encoded by the coding sequence atgccttcatcatttgaaaaattaataaaaagtataataatccGTAAGATCGAATTCGCGGTTAAAGGATCCGTTGAGTCATTGCCACCGTCAATTACAAACGAGATTAAAAATccagaatttgaaaataaaatcaacaattGGAGTGACGTTGACAgtaatgaaattcaaataatgtgTGACGATGCAGTTAAAATCCTTCAATACTGCGCGGGGCATAAAAATGACGATGCAAGTAATTACGTTACTTctgtagttaaaaaattaaacgaaaaattaaCAACTCATTTTGACGTGAATAATCAACCTGAACGATTCCATTGGACCGAAGTGTCCAAAAGTATAACGCGTTTATTAGCAGTTTATATATCACTATCTAACTACGAAGATAACGAGGAAGTGAAACGTGACATTTGCCATCATTtgattaacaaaattattccGCCATTGAAACCATCTCTGCCTTGGTCTTACAAAAGTTCTGATACCATTATCAGTCTAACATTACCACGTgtctatagtaattttatgtACGATGAGAATAAACTGAAAGAGGAAGTAAAGGATAATATTTTCGTGTTAATTTCAgaacagtataaaaatttgcaTGATAATCAAGAATTGAgagataattttgaatattatgatttttataacaatttgtatagttattattatgctGCTATCAAAGATACACGTTTACTggaatatagaaaaatttatgaagatGATAGTATAACTATTAGCTATTAA